A window of Thermococcus sp. Bubb.Bath genomic DNA:
TGGGCCTTCTGGAGTTCTGGGTGGAGTTTAATCGTGTAACGCTGAATAATTCCTTCTTTCTCAAGTTTTTCTAGCCTCGTCTTAACAGTTGGCCTGCTGACGCTGAGTCTTTCCGCGAGTTCGGAGATGCTTAATCTTGAGTTGTCCATGAGAAGATATATCAGCTTCAAATCCAGTTCATCTAGCTTTGT
This region includes:
- a CDS encoding Lrp/AsnC family transcriptional regulator, with the protein product MTKLDELDLKLIYLLMDNSRLSISELAERLSVSRPTVKTRLEKLEKEGIIQRYTIKLHPELQKA